The proteins below are encoded in one region of uncultured Eubacteriales bacterium:
- a CDS encoding conserved hypothetical protein (Evidence 4 : Homologs of previously reported genes of unknown function), whose protein sequence is MYSAELMVSEHDNILKALQVLRAASCRILEGGAVEDKDFRKLIAFARNYADKHHHGKEEQIFFREMAALLGDAGKNLVQHGMLVEHDLGRLHISELEKALDQYKADPQTIYKATIIAEAMGYAALLQRHIDKENQVVYPFGERSLPEEVLLQIDEETAAFERAAEEVGTQETYLSILNELAEKYL, encoded by the coding sequence ATGTACAGCGCAGAGCTCATGGTAAGCGAGCACGACAATATTCTCAAGGCCCTGCAGGTCCTCAGGGCGGCCTCCTGCCGCATTCTGGAGGGCGGTGCAGTGGAGGACAAGGATTTCCGCAAACTCATTGCCTTTGCCCGTAATTACGCCGACAAGCACCACCACGGCAAAGAGGAGCAGATCTTCTTCCGGGAGATGGCCGCGCTTCTGGGCGACGCGGGAAAGAATCTGGTGCAGCATGGGATGCTGGTGGAACACGATTTGGGCCGTCTGCATATCTCGGAGCTTGAAAAGGCCCTGGACCAGTACAAGGCCGACCCGCAGACCATCTATAAGGCCACAATCATCGCCGAGGCGATGGGGTATGCCGCTCTCCTCCAGCGGCACATCGATAAAGAGAATCAGGTGGTCTATCCCTTTGGGGAGCGGAGCCTCCCGGAGGAGGTCCTCCTCCAGATTGACGAGGAGACCGCCGCTTTTGAGCGCGCCGCCGAAGAGGTGGGCACCCAAGAGACCTACCTGAGCATCCTGAACGAGCTGGCGGAAAAGTATCTTTAA
- a CDS encoding putative 2,4-dihydroxyhept-2-ene-1,7-dioic acid aldolase (Evidence 3 : Function proposed based on presence of conserved amino acid motif, structural feature or limited homology) has translation METCRHSGQTQVAAGFQSSKISIKVDIMKLKEKMLNEHLYGCFIKMIDNPTINILAKDAGLDFLFYDNEHGMYSYDVLHNMILMGNNMGMPSFVRVPQLARADVSKAVDCGASGVMVPMMESAAQARQLVEWSKYPPIGIRSYSGGANTNYRPSGNHRSNMDELNDTVITIAQVETKLGVERVEEIAAVEGVDALIVGPADLAISLGFPGDYMNAEELAAIDKVAAACKKYRKGFGIIGKLGLIEKYKNDINFMVTKIDVDIVREGFIKAVKDYDGLYE, from the coding sequence ATGGAAACCTGCCGCCACTCTGGTCAAACACAGGTGGCGGCAGGTTTTCAATCATCCAAGATATCTATAAAGGTGGACATTATGAAACTGAAAGAAAAAATGTTAAACGAGCATCTATACGGCTGCTTTATCAAGATGATCGATAACCCCACCATCAACATCCTGGCAAAGGACGCGGGGCTGGACTTCCTCTTCTATGACAACGAGCACGGGATGTATTCCTATGACGTGCTGCACAATATGATTCTCATGGGCAACAATATGGGGATGCCCTCCTTCGTGCGGGTGCCCCAACTGGCCCGGGCCGACGTGTCCAAAGCCGTGGACTGCGGCGCTTCCGGCGTGATGGTGCCCATGATGGAGTCTGCGGCGCAGGCGAGACAGCTTGTGGAGTGGTCCAAGTATCCTCCCATCGGCATCAGAAGCTATTCCGGCGGCGCCAACACAAACTATCGGCCCTCGGGTAACCACAGAAGCAACATGGACGAGCTGAACGACACCGTGATTACGATCGCCCAGGTGGAGACCAAACTCGGGGTGGAGCGCGTGGAGGAGATCGCCGCCGTTGAGGGGGTGGATGCCCTCATTGTGGGGCCCGCAGACCTTGCCATCTCCCTGGGTTTCCCCGGGGATTATATGAATGCCGAAGAGCTGGCGGCGATCGACAAGGTGGCGGCCGCGTGCAAGAAGTACCGCAAGGGCTTCGGTATCATCGGAAAGCTCGGCCTGATTGAGAAGTACAAGAACGACATCAACTTCATGGTGACTAAGATTGACGTCGACATCGTGCGGGAAGGCTTTATCAAAGCGGTAAAGGACTACGACGGCCTGTACGAGTAA
- the ulaA gene encoding PTS system, ascorbate-specific IIC component: MKVVISLLSNAGILVGLISMIGLILQKKPVDDVIKGTAKTIIGFLIFGIGSSAMSATLGNFNTMFQKGFGITGVVTQVEAATALAQQSFGTIVALVMIIGFAMNLIFARITPFKNIFLTGQHSLYFACVLTLVFKACNVNDVVTIILGGIILGLSAASLPGLCQPYMRKITGNDSIAIGHYNHIGYALSGFIGSKVGNPEHSTENFKFPKWLSIFRDFTLSVAVVMVILFYVSAIAAGQEVVQELAGSVNWLVFPLLQGLQFAAGMYVLITGVRMFIAEITAAFVAISEKYIPNSRPAVDCPSVFPFAPMAVILGFISAYAAGLVAMLVMILVKSPTIMIPSASICFFSGGTAGVFGNSTGGWKGCVVGSFIMGILLVTLPLLLYPAFTTLGIVGASFPNVDYNTIGTVLYYITNAVQSLFH; the protein is encoded by the coding sequence GTGAAGGTAGTTATTAGTTTGCTGAGTAACGCAGGTATCCTGGTCGGCCTCATCTCTATGATCGGCCTGATCCTGCAGAAGAAACCCGTAGATGACGTAATCAAAGGCACCGCAAAGACCATCATCGGCTTCCTGATATTCGGCATCGGCTCTTCGGCTATGTCCGCGACCCTCGGCAATTTCAACACGATGTTCCAGAAGGGCTTTGGCATCACCGGCGTGGTTACGCAGGTGGAGGCCGCGACGGCGCTCGCACAGCAGAGCTTTGGCACTATCGTCGCCCTTGTCATGATCATCGGGTTTGCGATGAACCTGATTTTCGCCAGGATTACCCCGTTCAAAAACATCTTCCTTACCGGCCAGCACAGCCTGTATTTTGCCTGCGTCCTGACGCTGGTGTTTAAGGCCTGTAACGTGAACGACGTGGTGACCATTATCCTCGGCGGCATCATCCTCGGTCTCTCCGCGGCGAGCTTGCCCGGCCTGTGCCAGCCCTATATGCGTAAGATCACCGGCAACGACAGCATTGCCATCGGCCACTATAACCACATCGGCTATGCTCTCTCCGGTTTCATCGGCTCCAAGGTGGGCAATCCTGAGCACAGCACCGAGAACTTCAAGTTCCCCAAGTGGCTGTCCATCTTCAGAGATTTCACCCTGAGCGTCGCCGTAGTTATGGTCATCCTCTTCTACGTGTCTGCCATCGCGGCCGGGCAGGAGGTTGTTCAGGAGCTCGCCGGCAGCGTCAACTGGCTCGTGTTCCCCCTGCTCCAGGGCCTCCAGTTCGCGGCTGGTATGTACGTGCTGATCACCGGCGTTCGTATGTTCATCGCCGAGATCACCGCTGCCTTTGTCGCCATCTCTGAGAAGTATATCCCCAACTCCCGCCCCGCCGTCGACTGCCCCTCCGTGTTCCCCTTCGCCCCCATGGCGGTCATCCTTGGCTTTATCAGCGCCTACGCTGCCGGCCTGGTCGCGATGCTGGTCATGATTCTGGTCAAGAGCCCCACCATCATGATTCCCTCCGCCAGCATTTGTTTCTTCTCCGGCGGCACCGCGGGCGTGTTTGGCAACTCCACGGGCGGCTGGAAGGGCTGCGTCGTCGGCTCCTTCATCATGGGCATCCTGCTTGTGACCCTGCCCCTGCTGCTGTACCCCGCCTTCACGACTCTGGGGATCGTCGGCGCCTCCTTCCCGAACGTTGACTATAACACGATCGGCACGGTGCTGTACTATATCACCAATGCGGTGCAGTCCCTCTTCCACTAA
- a CDS encoding conserved hypothetical protein (Evidence 4 : Homologs of previously reported genes of unknown function) encodes MYSALVACRTGMGSSMLLKIKVDQVIQENGYPITAEHSNLDAIAEKKWDILITMADITSDVEGKVNYCIPITNIMDKEEIKRGLEGFLKTKEK; translated from the coding sequence ATGTATAGCGCTCTGGTTGCCTGCAGAACGGGTATGGGATCAAGTATGCTTCTCAAAATTAAAGTGGATCAGGTTATTCAGGAGAACGGCTATCCGATCACTGCGGAGCACTCCAACCTAGATGCAATCGCTGAAAAAAAGTGGGATATTTTGATTACCATGGCGGACATCACAAGTGATGTCGAAGGCAAGGTCAACTATTGTATTCCCATCACCAACATCATGGACAAAGAGGAAATCAAGCGAGGCCTGGAAGGATTCCTGAAGACAAAAGAAAAATAA
- the dapA gene encoding 4-hydroxy-tetrahydrodipicolinate synthase 1 — protein MEIKGIITAMVTPFDKTQQIDPQATGQLVEKLIGAGVDGIFILGTNGEFHLLTENEKVAFAELVIQKVNKRVPVYVGTGGNSTREVIRLSQKIEALGADALSVITPYFLVPTQEEVIKHYEAVAESVKIPIVLYNIPKNTGMNLEPETVKRLAAVKNIAGIKDSSGKIENIKAYIEAAKGYDFSVLSGSDSLILDALRMGAAGAIAATSNVITDVILSIYKNYLDSNLEAAEEAQKSVDVFRAVLKLGTVPSVLKKAVELTGIQVGPPRLPVTEPDESVTEKIVEALKYYKLL, from the coding sequence ATGGAGATCAAAGGAATTATCACCGCAATGGTGACGCCTTTTGACAAAACCCAGCAGATTGACCCGCAGGCGACAGGGCAGTTGGTCGAAAAGCTGATCGGTGCGGGCGTTGACGGAATTTTTATCCTTGGAACAAACGGCGAATTCCATCTGCTTACCGAGAATGAGAAGGTCGCCTTCGCGGAGCTGGTGATTCAGAAGGTCAATAAGCGCGTGCCCGTTTATGTGGGCACGGGCGGCAATAGCACCAGAGAAGTGATCAGGCTGTCCCAAAAGATAGAGGCCCTGGGAGCGGACGCTCTGTCGGTCATAACGCCATATTTTCTAGTGCCTACGCAAGAAGAGGTCATTAAGCACTACGAGGCCGTGGCCGAATCGGTAAAGATCCCGATCGTCCTGTACAACATCCCCAAGAATACCGGGATGAATCTGGAGCCTGAGACTGTAAAGAGGCTGGCAGCGGTAAAGAACATTGCCGGCATCAAGGACAGCAGCGGCAAGATCGAGAACATCAAGGCCTATATCGAGGCCGCGAAGGGCTATGATTTCAGCGTGCTGTCCGGTTCGGACTCCCTGATTCTGGACGCCCTTCGGATGGGTGCCGCGGGAGCGATCGCGGCCACATCAAACGTGATCACCGATGTAATCCTCTCCATCTACAAAAACTATCTGGACAGCAACCTAGAGGCAGCGGAGGAGGCGCAGAAGAGCGTCGACGTGTTCCGGGCCGTGCTGAAATTGGGCACCGTGCCCTCCGTACTGAAAAAAGCGGTGGAGCTCACCGGTATCCAGGTTGGCCCCCCCAGACTTCCCGTCACGGAGCCGGACGAGTCCGTCACCGAAAAGATTGTCGAGGCGCTGAAGTACTACAAGCTCCTCTAA
- a CDS encoding Arabinose 5-phosphate isomerase codes for MTTDDREEKQAVEQYASVLQSELKALFGGMDHGALIKAEELILTAEKNNNRVHVTGIGKPGHVSGYVASLLSSTGTPAYALHGTEAVHGSAGQVVPGDVVIAISNSGETQELKATVTTLKNNGAKIISVTGKGDSWLAKEGDVCLLAGVEEEGGNLNKAPRASIIAEIVVLQSLSILLQNAKGLTLQQYVKWHPDGSLGKSSREELRSS; via the coding sequence ATGACAACGGATGATCGTGAGGAAAAACAAGCCGTAGAACAGTACGCATCGGTATTGCAGAGTGAGCTAAAAGCGCTGTTCGGCGGGATGGACCATGGCGCGCTGATCAAGGCGGAAGAGCTGATTTTGACCGCCGAGAAAAATAACAACCGAGTACATGTGACCGGAATCGGGAAACCTGGGCATGTATCCGGCTACGTTGCCTCCCTGCTCTCGTCAACGGGCACCCCCGCCTACGCCCTGCACGGCACGGAGGCGGTGCACGGCTCTGCCGGGCAGGTGGTGCCGGGTGACGTGGTGATCGCCATCTCCAACAGCGGAGAGACGCAGGAGCTAAAGGCAACGGTGACCACGTTGAAGAACAACGGGGCAAAAATCATATCCGTGACAGGAAAGGGCGACTCCTGGCTTGCAAAGGAAGGTGACGTGTGCCTGCTTGCCGGCGTGGAGGAAGAGGGCGGAAACCTCAACAAAGCGCCCCGGGCCTCCATTATCGCTGAGATTGTTGTGCTGCAGAGCCTGAGCATATTGCTGCAAAACGCGAAAGGCTTGACGCTGCAGCAGTACGTGAAGTGGCATCCGGACGGCTCGCTTGGCAAGTCGTCCAGGGAAGAGCTGCGGAGCAGCTGA
- a CDS encoding putative transcription antiterminator (Evidence 3 : Function proposed based on presence of conserved amino acid motif, structural feature or limited homology) yields MLILKVLLERTLITTKELESITGLTNRQLMYRIDKINDLFRAKKVPLLSLKHNKGIVLSEETRAAAIQMMKQYSDEKKYYLNKDERLAFIYLALFINLDYLSLNHFTDAMKVSRSSVILDLRDLKQILEENGILIVNNRTRGYFIKGSEVEIRRQLVKFVINISSVNQDSKIFDYFIKEFKLESFEDAKETIASLMEEHNIAFIRSRMIEFIYIFIFLFNRIGANTSGEDARGVLDIPEIPVIRQLKEYSFTQDLLYNAYNLEALDADLCYISALIIGISVGEAKENTQDISLITKMVLEIMNRFQSLSGFDYTSSEKIFEQLYSHFRPAYYRLVFKLPIYNPLCDIVKEEYKEIYKLVSKTMKPFGQLYGLDIPEDEIAYLTMHFGAILLTGKEANQPKKKTALIVCSSGIGSSAILYTELKNLFPELNFLLPIELSKVSTITEAFDIIFTVDNIAEMIDLRIPVIVVSPVMTLKEKYQIKREVYLKMENLFLKQPKVSEVMKIVKKYSEVNAETALHDELASYFSQIENITAPPENALKLSDIVSEDLIRLHVAAENSEDAIRKSARALLENGKITESYIDEMVKVAKEEGPYIVITKHVALPHAKSKYGAKEIAMGIAVLEQPIRFGNKRNDPVKYVFSLSAVDHESHLQAMAELLELLENEAFYHLLDHAGDPKQIMDFIKSFE; encoded by the coding sequence TTGCTGATCCTGAAAGTGCTGCTGGAGAGAACGCTGATCACCACAAAAGAGCTGGAGAGCATTACAGGGCTGACAAACAGGCAATTGATGTACCGGATAGACAAGATTAACGACCTTTTTAGGGCAAAGAAAGTACCCCTGCTCTCTCTGAAACACAACAAGGGAATTGTACTGAGCGAAGAGACAAGAGCTGCGGCGATCCAGATGATGAAGCAGTATAGCGATGAAAAAAAGTACTACTTGAACAAGGACGAGCGGCTCGCGTTTATCTATCTGGCGTTGTTTATCAATTTGGACTACTTGTCTCTCAACCATTTCACAGATGCAATGAAGGTAAGCAGATCAAGCGTCATTCTGGACCTGAGGGATTTAAAGCAGATCCTCGAGGAAAACGGCATTTTAATTGTCAACAACCGCACCAGAGGATACTTCATAAAAGGCTCCGAGGTGGAGATCAGAAGACAGCTGGTGAAGTTTGTCATCAACATCTCGTCCGTAAACCAGGACAGCAAGATCTTTGATTATTTTATCAAAGAATTCAAATTGGAGAGCTTTGAAGACGCCAAGGAGACTATCGCCTCCCTGATGGAAGAGCATAACATCGCCTTTATCAGGAGCAGGATGATAGAGTTCATTTATATATTTATATTTTTATTTAACAGAATCGGAGCCAATACGAGCGGGGAAGACGCCCGCGGTGTGCTGGATATTCCGGAGATCCCCGTGATCCGGCAGCTGAAAGAGTACAGCTTTACGCAGGATCTTCTCTATAACGCATACAACCTGGAGGCCCTGGACGCTGACCTATGCTATATCAGCGCGCTGATCATAGGCATTTCGGTGGGGGAAGCCAAGGAGAACACGCAGGACATCTCCCTCATCACAAAAATGGTCCTGGAGATCATGAACCGTTTCCAGTCCTTGAGCGGTTTCGACTATACCAGCAGTGAAAAAATATTTGAGCAGCTCTATTCCCACTTCAGACCCGCGTACTACAGACTTGTGTTCAAGCTGCCCATCTACAACCCGCTTTGCGACATCGTCAAGGAAGAATATAAGGAAATCTACAAGCTGGTCAGCAAGACAATGAAGCCCTTTGGGCAGCTCTATGGCCTGGACATTCCCGAGGACGAGATCGCGTATTTGACCATGCACTTCGGTGCCATTTTGCTGACAGGCAAGGAGGCCAACCAGCCGAAGAAGAAAACAGCGCTTATCGTGTGCTCAAGCGGCATTGGCAGCTCCGCGATCCTGTATACCGAGCTTAAGAACCTGTTCCCGGAGCTCAACTTCCTGCTGCCGATCGAGCTGTCAAAGGTCAGCACCATAACGGAGGCCTTTGATATCATTTTTACCGTGGATAATATCGCTGAGATGATCGACCTTCGCATCCCCGTAATTGTCGTGAGCCCGGTAATGACGTTGAAGGAAAAATACCAGATCAAAAGAGAAGTATATCTTAAAATGGAGAACCTGTTCCTCAAGCAGCCAAAGGTCAGCGAAGTGATGAAGATTGTAAAGAAATACTCCGAAGTAAACGCCGAAACTGCCCTCCACGACGAGCTTGCCTCGTATTTCTCCCAGATAGAAAATATAACGGCACCGCCGGAGAATGCGCTAAAGCTGAGCGACATTGTCAGCGAAGACTTAATACGCCTCCATGTGGCGGCTGAAAACTCGGAGGACGCGATCAGGAAATCGGCCAGGGCGCTACTGGAAAACGGGAAAATCACCGAGTCGTATATTGACGAGATGGTCAAGGTCGCGAAAGAAGAGGGGCCTTATATTGTAATCACAAAGCATGTCGCGCTTCCGCACGCAAAATCCAAGTACGGCGCTAAGGAGATCGCGATGGGCATTGCGGTGCTGGAGCAGCCCATCAGATTTGGAAACAAGCGAAACGACCCTGTCAAATATGTCTTCAGCCTGAGCGCCGTGGACCACGAGAGCCACCTGCAGGCGATGGCGGAATTGTTGGAGCTGTTGGAGAACGAGGCGTTCTATCACCTCCTGGATCACGCCGGAGACCCCAAACAGATTATGGACTTTATTAAGAGTTTTGAGTGA
- a CDS encoding Phosphoenolpyruvate-dependent sugar phosphotransferase system, EIIA 2 (fragment), whose product MLSEIMKEDYIQLRVQAEDWEDAIRKSAVPLLKDGAITQSYVDAMITSVKETGPYIAITPHLALAHARPEYGAKEIAIGITTVVPPVEIGNKENDPIKYIFCLSAVDQKTHLNAMSALARLLDKDEFYNMLDTAKDAKEVLEYIKAYE is encoded by the coding sequence ATGTTAAGCGAAATTATGAAGGAAGACTATATACAGCTGAGAGTTCAGGCTGAGGACTGGGAGGACGCGATCAGGAAGTCGGCGGTTCCGCTCCTGAAGGACGGCGCAATCACGCAGTCCTATGTGGACGCCATGATCACCTCGGTGAAGGAGACGGGCCCCTATATCGCGATCACCCCGCACCTGGCCCTTGCCCACGCGCGGCCCGAGTATGGCGCGAAGGAAATCGCAATCGGCATTACAACGGTGGTACCCCCGGTGGAGATCGGCAATAAGGAGAATGACCCGATAAAGTATATCTTCTGCCTGAGCGCGGTGGATCAGAAGACCCACCTGAATGCCATGTCCGCTCTGGCGCGGCTTCTGGACAAGGATGAGTTTTACAACATGCTGGATACGGCAAAGGACGCGAAAGAGGTACTGGAGTATATAAAAGCCTACGAGTAA
- a CDS encoding NAD(P)H dehydrogenase (Quinone) codes for MKITVIYGTQRKAKSSTYNIAQQFIRHLSMGDTVMEFFLPKDMPNFCRGCWQCFTDYTKCPDFEYLKPIIDAMKESDLLIFTAPVYVYHVPGQVKAFLDHFGYRWMPHQPSGDMFKKQALLISTAAGAGTKSTRKDLKDSMTFWGVARIHTFGKNIRAADWDGVNEKIKLQIQTEVEKRAEKIKAIGSNVKPSLKVRGLFYVMRAMQKRFQYNPADVAYWEKQGWLEKARPW; via the coding sequence ATGAAAATCACTGTTATTTACGGAACACAGAGAAAAGCAAAATCCAGTACGTATAATATTGCACAACAGTTTATAAGGCATTTATCTATGGGAGATACTGTCATGGAATTTTTTCTGCCCAAAGATATGCCGAATTTTTGTCGAGGCTGCTGGCAGTGCTTTACCGACTATACAAAGTGTCCTGATTTCGAATATCTAAAGCCCATTATAGATGCCATGAAAGAATCAGATCTGCTTATTTTTACGGCACCTGTTTATGTTTATCATGTTCCGGGGCAGGTAAAGGCCTTCCTTGACCATTTTGGATATCGGTGGATGCCACATCAGCCGAGCGGCGATATGTTTAAGAAACAGGCGCTCCTCATATCGACAGCGGCGGGGGCAGGAACAAAATCTACGCGAAAGGATTTGAAAGACAGTATGACGTTTTGGGGGGTAGCCCGAATCCATACTTTTGGGAAAAACATTCGTGCAGCTGATTGGGACGGCGTCAATGAAAAAATAAAACTACAAATCCAGACAGAGGTTGAAAAGCGGGCGGAGAAAATTAAAGCAATTGGTAGTAATGTAAAGCCTAGCTTAAAGGTCAGGGGCTTGTTTTACGTCATGAGAGCTATGCAAAAACGGTTTCAATATAATCCTGCGGATGTGGCGTATTGGGAAAAGCAAGGGTGGCTTGAAAAAGCAAGGCCTTGGTAA